From Coffea arabica cultivar ET-39 chromosome 2e, Coffea Arabica ET-39 HiFi, whole genome shotgun sequence, the proteins below share one genomic window:
- the LOC113728645 gene encoding heat stress transcription factor A-7a-like: MEVRGGGIAGNGRIVRPSSPPSKQASEKMEFMKGVRGFTPPPFLMKTFQMVEDTKTNNMISWNSEGTSLIVLDHLKFAAEGFRKIGLRQYEYENKWFQRGQEHLLMNIKRRNDEDPTIRKRRGPREQHVTATRPSMEAGLEIFEDHMNALKKDITRSKYHMGKLESSIAIFKKNVKRMEAKSKALIKVLARIFNPALVEKIIQRMEEEPELEILQTMKRRRVILPQSSKTTTKSTDDGACGMDQDDQEANISMAESKKTADQKLWKKFMGDDSVSEDESEQQLLKQHSRIDMGFDDLMVSKIVNAKEPNLDVEDEVAVDLWT; this comes from the exons ATGGAAGTACGTGGTGGAGGAATAGCCGGAAATGGTAGGATTGTTAGGCCATCTTCGCCACCCTCCAAGCAGGCCTCAGAGAAGATGGAATTCATGAAGGGAGTGCGTGGTTTCACTCCGCCCCCCTTCTTGATGAAGACCTTTCAAATGGTGGAGGATACAAAGACAAACAACATGATTTCATGGAATTCTGAAGGTACCAGCCTAATAGTCCTGGACCATCTCAAATTTGCTGCAGAG GGATTCAGGAAGATTGGACTGAGGCAATATGAATACGAGAATAAATGGTTTCAGAGAGGGCAGGAACATTTGCTAATGAACATTAAAAGGCGAAATGATGAAGATCCAACAATCAGGAAAAGACGAGGACCGAGGGAACAACACGTAACGGCTACGAGGCCTTCAATGGAGGCAGGGCTGGAAATTTTTGAAGATCACATGAATGCATTGAAGAAAGACATCACAAGATCAAAATATCATATGGGGAAACTTGAAAGTAGCATAGCTATCTtcaagaaaaatgtgaaaagaATGGAGGCTAAGTCAAAAGCATTGATCAAGGTCTTAGCTAGAATATTCAACCCCGCCTTAGTTGAGAAGATAATTCAGCGTATGGAGGAAGAACCAGAACTTGAAATCCTTCAGACCATGAAGAGAAGAAGAGTGATTCTACCACAAAGCTCTAAAACCACAACAAAGTCCACGGATGATGGAGCTTGTGGCATGGACCAAGATGATCAAGAGGCAAACATTTCAATGGCAGAATCGAAAAAAACTGCTGATCAGAAACTATGGAAGAAGTTCATGGGAGATGATTCAGTTAGCGAGGATGAGTCGGAGCAACAACTGTTGAAGCAACACTCGAGGATTGATATGGGATTCGATGATTTGATGGTATCCAAGATTGTGAATGCCAAGGAGCCTAATTTGGACGTGGAGGATGAAGTTGCTGTTGACCTCTGGACGTGA
- the LOC113731233 gene encoding external alternative NAD(P)H-ubiquinone oxidoreductase B2, mitochondrial-like isoform X1 has product MMSKFGQSYHASYRKQYFFRIFLQVASQQGVYLANCFNRMKEVKTNPEGPLRFRGEGRHRFRPFKYRHVGQFAPLGGEQTAAQLPGDWVSIGQSTQWLWYSVYASKQVSWRTRALVVSDWIRCFIFGRDSSNL; this is encoded by the exons ATGATGTCCAAATTTGGTCAATCGTATCATGCGAGTTACAGGAAGCAATATttttttaggatatttttaCAGGTTGCATCTCAGCAAGGTGTCTATCTTGCCAATTGTTTTAATCGGATGAAGGAGGTTAAGACAAATCCAGAAGGTCCTCTTAGGTTCAGGGGAGAAGGACGCCATCGTTTTCGCCCTTTCAA GTACCGGCATGTTGGACAATTTGCTCCTTTAGGAGGTGAACAAACAGCTGCCCAGCTTCCAGGAGATTGGGTTTCAATTGGGCAAAGCACCCAGTGGCTCTGGTACTCAGTTTATGCAAG CAAGCAAGTCAGTTGGCGTACAAGGGCATTGGTTGTATCAGATTGGATAAGGTGTTTCATTTTTGGCAGGGACTCCAGTAACCTTTGA
- the LOC113731229 gene encoding uncharacterized protein, producing the protein MLRILSRERKTSTATMVVAGSNPSESVDEYDVVVDDLSEAWEFVNATSSDDDEEDLDDFSFSEEEEEDATPREVSSGPSKEEGPLELGSPSSDISMDSFSAQLRLNHDDGRGVDDGDVGDEYDNYKNDDDGDEYDDGYDLDDELVPWGLSDKFGRQRIRKLGKRVGPKLNKAKRLAYRYNRPGCVHGKHGFGVQHCYI; encoded by the coding sequence ATGTTGAGAATCCTAAGCCGGGAGAGAAAAACCTCCACCGCAACAATGGTTGTCGCCGGGTCTAACCCTTCTGAATCAGTTGACGAGTACGACGTCGTTGTGGATGATTTGTCCGAGGCGTGGGAGTTCGTCAACGCAACCTCATCCGACGATGATGAAGAGGACTTGGATGATTTCTCCTTCagcgaagaagaagaagaagacgccACGCCCCGTGAGGTCTCCTCTGGGCCCAGCAAAGAAGAGGGACCACTCGAGTTGGGATCCCCATCTTCTGACATCTCCATGGATTCCTTCTCGGCCCAACTCCGTCTTAATCACGATGATGGTCGTGGTGTTGACGACGGTGATGTTGGCGATGAATATGACAATTATAAGAACGATGATGATGGCGATGAATATGATGATGGGTATGATTTGGATGACGAATTGGTGCCATGGGGATTGAGTGATAAGTTCGGGAGACAGAGGATACGGAAGTTGGGGAAAAGGGTTGGTCCAAAGTTGAACAAGGCCAAGAGGTTAGCCTATCGTTACAATCGCCCAGGCTGTGTTCATGGCAAGCATGGCTTTGGGGTGCAGCACTGTTACATTTAG
- the LOC140036748 gene encoding protein SHI RELATED SEQUENCE 3-like — MMRQDESGGAVGSSSSTTRCQDCGNQAKKDCVYLRCRACCKTRGFQCQTHVKSTWVPVSKRRPRHPHQLISSTPQHHLSDPNPKRSREELIEGNFPAELNVPAVFRCVRVSSMDNVVDQFAYQTSVNIAGHVFKGVLYDQGPDNQYNIPGESSSGGGGGGGGSFQQPNLITQTTSTSTPSPHSTYPSPYSAFMPGAHFFPYPKS; from the exons ATGATGAGACAAGACGAATCAGGTGGAGCAGTGGGAAGCAGCTCATCAACGACAAGGTGCCAAGACTGCGGGAACCAAGCCAAGAAGGACTGCGTTTACTTGAGGTGTAGAGCTTGCTGCAAGACCAGAGGGTTTCAGTGCCAAACTCATGTTAAGAGCACTTGGGTCCCTGTCTCCAAAAGGCGTCCCAGACATCCTCACCAACTAATTTCCTCTACTCCCCAACACCATCTCTCTGACCCAAACCCTAAAAGATCCAGAGAAG AGTTAATAGAAGGGAACTTTCCAGCCGAATTGAACGTTCCGGCTGTATTTAGATGTGTTCGAGTTAGCTCCATGGACAATGTGGTGGATCAGTTTGCGTACCAGACGTCGGTGAACATAGCGGGACATGTCTTCAAGGGCGTGCTTTACGACCAAGGCCCTGACAATCAATACAATATTCCCGGCGAAAGCTCCTCTGGCGGTGGTGGTGGCGGCGGCGGCAGCTTCCAGCAACCTAATCTCATCACTCAGACCACTTCAACTAGTACACCCTCCCCTCATTCTACTTACCCTAGCCCTTATAGTGCTTTCATGCCCGGTGCACATTTTTTCCCCTATCCAAAATCTTGA
- the LOC140036130 gene encoding uncharacterized protein gives MEANQETSEATNSTKYELKNGENEEERMNPTIPMGTDVSESSSNAIVTAAATVSATPLAKEGYANGASSSSSWVRAPPPFLFKVYDIVKNPETDSIISWSSSGTSFVVWDPHRFAAEGFRKINWDRLEFQNAWFQKGKKSWLKKIKRRIQGTQNAHLCKPLETKGQLSLSGEQKKFESLMQEHDALKVETMKLKDVEENLEKEMKILEKQAQCITSKLQNMLKHTIHELLIRKKKLQSNDTANEQESGGRQNIESSVELLNEGETSYGSRENSPRAQSVYSLLEKQLMDDISYENVPEEKKAKLQQNDVIPLEDLIEGPADWNEFAKGIGTSSWCFTGLP, from the exons ATGGAAGCAAACCAGGAGACAAGTGAGGCAACAAACTCTACCAAATATGAGCTGAAAAACGGTGAGAATGAGGAAGAGAGAATGAATCCAACAATACCAATGGGAACTGATGTTAGTGAAAGTAGTAGCAATGCTATTGTTACAGCTGCTGCTACAGTTTCTGCAACTCCCCTTGCGAAAGAAGGTTATGCTAATGGTGCATCCTCTTCATCCTCATGGGTGAGAGCCCCACCTCCCTTCTTGTTCAAGGTTTATGACATAGTGAAGAACCCTGAGACAGATTCCATCATATCCTGGAGTTCCAGTGGCACCAGCTTCGTTGTGTGGGATCCTCACAGGTTTGCTGCTGAG GGGTTCAGAAAGATCAATTGGGATAGATTGGAATTTCAAAATGCGTGGTTTCAAAAAGGGAAGAAGAGTTGGCTAAAGAAAATTAAGAGAAGAATTCAAGGAACTCAAAATGCACATCTATGTAAGCCATTAGAAACTAAAGGACAATTGAGTTTGtctggagagcaaaagaaatttgaaagTCTAATGCAAGAACATGATGCGTTGAAGGTGGAAACAATGAAACTGAAAGACGTGGAAGAAAATTtagagaaagaaatgaaaatcctTGAGAAACAAGCCCAGTGTATTACATCCAAGCTACAAAATATGCTGAAGCATACGATCCATGAACTTctgataagaaaaaaaaaactgcagaGCAATGATACTGCAAATGAACAGGAATCAGGTGGAAGACAAAACATTGAGAGCTCAGTAGAGCTCCTAAATGAAGGGGAAACATCTTATGGAAGCCGGGAAAACTCTCCTAGGGCACAATCGG TATACTCATTGCTAGAGAAGCAGCTAATGGATGATATAAGCTATGAGAACGTGCCTGAAGAAAAAAAAGCAAAGCTTCAGCAAAATGATGTCATCCCTTTGGAGGATTTGATTGAAGGACCGGCAGATTGGAATGAGTTTGCCAAAGGGATAG GTACCTCATCATGGTGTTTCACTGGATTGCCATAG
- the LOC113731233 gene encoding external alternative NAD(P)H-ubiquinone oxidoreductase B2, mitochondrial-like isoform X2 produces MKEVKTNPEGPLRFRGEGRHRFRPFKYRHVGQFAPLGGEQTAAQLPGDWVSIGQSTQWLWYSVYASKQVSWRTRALVVSDWIRCFIFGRDSSNL; encoded by the exons ATGAAGGAGGTTAAGACAAATCCAGAAGGTCCTCTTAGGTTCAGGGGAGAAGGACGCCATCGTTTTCGCCCTTTCAA GTACCGGCATGTTGGACAATTTGCTCCTTTAGGAGGTGAACAAACAGCTGCCCAGCTTCCAGGAGATTGGGTTTCAATTGGGCAAAGCACCCAGTGGCTCTGGTACTCAGTTTATGCAAG CAAGCAAGTCAGTTGGCGTACAAGGGCATTGGTTGTATCAGATTGGATAAGGTGTTTCATTTTTGGCAGGGACTCCAGTAACCTTTGA
- the LOC140036749 gene encoding DNA replication licensing factor MCM4-like has translation MASDSSPGNINGGPSSPDDIISSPIGNTLSSPGDSTRRKRGRRSTSAYATPPPPASSRFATPEATPTLSSTNPRRGRRRVSTATPTGAAATPSSTDDGPPSSEAGDADDADETPPMYVWGTNISVQDVNAAILRFLRHFRENPSQTEGKYMRAINYVIEIEGDSLDVDAHHVFDYDSDLYTKMVRYPLEVLAIFDIVLMDMVSRINPLFEKHIQARIFNLKVSTSMRSLNPSDIEKMVSLKGMIIRCSSIIPEIREAIFRCLVCGYYSDPVVVDRGRINEPLICGKQECLARNSMTLVHNRCRFADKQIVRLQETPDEIPEGGTPHTVSLLMHDKLVDAGKPGDRVEVTGIYRAMTVRIGPTQRTVKSLFKTYIDCLHLKKTDKSRMQAEDPMETENGTARSDEDTVDYDNKVEKLKQLSQLPDIYERLTRSLAPNIWELEDVKKGLLCQLFGGNALTLPSGASFRGDINILLVGDPGTSKSQLLQYIHKLSPRGIYTSGRGSSAVGLTAYVTKDPETGETVLESGALVLSDRGICCIDEFDKMSDNARSMLHEVMEQQTVSIAKAGIIASLNARTSVLACANPIGSRYNPRLSVIDNIHLPPTLLSRFDLIYLILDKADEQIDRRLAKHIVALHFENPEILQEDIIDLPTLTAFMSYARKNIHPQLSDEAAEELTRGYVEMRRRGNFPGSSKKVITATPRQIESLIRLSEALARIRFSEWVEKQDVMEAFRLLEVALQQSATDHSTGTIDMDLITTGVSASERMRRENLVSTTRNIIMEKMQIGGSSTRLLELLEELKKQNSGAEVHLNDLRNALATLASEGFVVVHGDSVKRI, from the exons ATGGCTTCCGATTCATCTCCGGGCAACATCAATGGCG GTCCATCATCACCTGATGACATAATTTCGAGCCCAATTGGGAACACGCTGTCATCCCCTGGAGATAGCACTCGCCGAAAGCGAGGTCGCCGCTCCACTTCTGCATATGCCACCCCGCCGCCGCCTGCAAGCTCTCGTTTCGCCACTCCCGAGGCCACCCCAACCCTATCCAGCACAAATCCACGCCGAGGCAGGAGGAGAGTATCTACTGCTACCCCCACTGGTGCTGCAGCTACGCCTTCCTCCACCGATGACGGCCCACCTTCTTCTGAAGCCGGTGACGCTGATGATGCTGATGAAACCCCGCCAATGTATGTCTGGGGAACTAACATAAgcgttcaagatgtgaatgcaGCAATTTTAAGGTTTTTGAGGCATTTTCGCGAAAACCCTTCTCAAACTGAAGGGAAATACATGAGGGCTATCAATTATGTAATTGAAATTGAAGGGGATTCACTTGATGTTGATGCACATCACGTGTTTGATTATGATAGCGATCTTTATACCAAAATGGTTAGGTACCCTCTTGAAGTTCTTGCAATTTTTGATATTGTGTTGATGGATATGGTTAGTAGAATCAACCCTTTGTTCGAAAAGCATATACAAGCAAGGATTTTCAACCTAAAGGTCTCCACTTCAATGAGAAGTCTCAATCCATCTG ATATTGAAAAGATGGTGTCGTTGAAGGGAATGATTATTAGATGTAGTTCAATTATACCTGAGATCAGGGAAGCAATTTTTAGATGCCTTGTATGCGGCTACTACTCTGATCCTGTTGTTGTGGACAGAG GAAGGATTAATGAGCCTTTGATTTGTGGGAAGCAAGAATGTCTTGCCAGAAATTCCATGACCCTTGTTCATAATAGATGCAG GTTTGCTGATAAACAGATTGTAAGACTCCAGGAGACACCTGATGAGATCCCAGAGGGAGGAACACCTCACACggtaagcttgttgatgcatgaCAAGCTGGTAGATGCTGGGAAGCCTGGTGACAGGGTTGAG GTAACAGGAATTTACAGGGCTATGACTGTCAGAATTGGGCCAACACAGAGAACTGTGAAATCACTGTTTAAG ACATACATTGACTGTCTTCACCTGAAGAAGACTGACAAGTCAAGAATGCAAGCAGAAGATCCCATGGAAACTGAAAATGGCACTGCTAGAAGTGATGAAGACACTGTTGACTATGACAATAAG GTGGAAAAGTTAAAGCAACTTTCTCAGCTGCCTGATATATATGAACGGTTAACAAGATCTTTGGCACCAAACATATGGGAGTTGGAAGATGTAAAAAAGGGACTTCTTTGCCAG CTTTTTGGTGGAAATGCATTGACATTACCATCTGGGGCAAGCTTCCGTGGCGACATTAACATTCTTCTAGTTGGTGATCCGGGAACCAGTAAATCCCAGCTTCTTCAGTACATTCACAAGCTGTCTCCTCGTGGAATCTATACAAGTGGACGAGGAAGCTCAGCCGTTGGACTAACAGCTTATGTTACCAAAGATCCCGAGACTGGTGAAACT GTTCTCGAAAGTGGAGCCTTGGTTTTGAGTGACAGAGGAATTTGCTGTATTGATGAATTTGATAAAATGTCTGATAATGCAAGGAGCATGTTACATGAG GTGATGGAGCAACAAACAGTTTCGATAGCCAAGGCGGGAATTATTGCTTCACTAAATGCTAGAACTTCAGTTTTGGCTTGTGCAAATCCAATTGGTTCACGTTATAATCCTCGTTTGTCGGTGATTGATAACATACATCTTCCTCCTACCCTGTTGTCTAG GTTTGATCTCATCTACTTAATTCTTGACAAAGCAGATGAGCAGATAGACAGGCGTCTTGCAAAGCACATTGTTGCACTACACTTTGAAAATCCtgag ATTTTGCAGGAGGACATCATCGACCTTCCAACTTTAACTGCTTTCATGAGCTATGCAAGAAAAAATATACATCCTCAACTTTCTGATGAAGCTGCTGAAGAGTTGACTAGAGGTTATGTTGAGATGAGAAGAAGGGGAAATTTTCCAGGCAGTAGCAAGAAG GTCATAACAGCAACGCCAAGACAAATTGAGAGTTTGATACGCCTGAGTGAGGCTTTGGCTAGGATTCGATTCTCTGAATGG GTCGAAAAGCAGGATGTGATGGAGGCGTTCCGGCTTCTTGAAGTTGCGCTGCAGCAGTCCGCAACAGATCATTCTACTG GAACCATTGACATGGATCTAATCACAACTGGAGTTTCTGCAAGTGAGCGGATGAGAAGAGAGAATTTAGTATCAACCACCCGCAACATAATAATGGAGAAAATGCAAATAGGTGGATCCTCAACCCGCCTGCTGGAG TTACTGGAAGAGTTGAAGAAGCAAAATTCTGGTGCTGAAGTTCACCTCAATGAT CTGCGGAATGCTCTAGCCACTCTTGCAAGTGAAGGTTTCGTTGTTGTCCATGGTGACAGTGTGAAAAGAATATGA